Proteins encoded within one genomic window of Aerococcus viridans:
- a CDS encoding iron-sulfur cluster biosynthesis family protein produces the protein MKLFFSNKAINKLQSLSQFEHICLSDTQYLRLSNEQEVDLVLRTNETDFSAYDEVLETHIGQVPVRKNA, from the coding sequence TTGAAGCTATTTTTTTCAAATAAAGCGATCAATAAATTGCAATCATTATCACAATTTGAACATATTTGTTTAAGTGATACACAATATTTACGTCTTTCTAATGAACAGGAAGTTGACCTAGTTTTGCGGACCAATGAGACGGATTTTTCCGCCTATGACGAGGTACTAGAAACCCATATTGGCCAAGTTCCCGTAAGAAAGAATGCTTAA
- a CDS encoding hydroxymethylglutaryl-CoA reductase, degradative, translating to MSENPFKSYYKKSRQDRIDVLVDQEHITSDQGEFLKNGQGLPTEIADNMIENALSTYGLPYGLALNFLINDQEIHIPMVTEEPSVIAAASNGGKTIQQAGGFKTQVNQRLMTGQIAFTGVENDTQALRFENWVNEVADDLLAVANTAYPSIVGRGGGARSIRSQYYPATASSAPFFIVYLTIDTQEAMGANMMNTMLEALKAHILGQVDFIANLDGLMAILSNYAIEATATATCEIPAQLLDKGEVLGSEVARKIALASQLAQVDVYRATTHNKGIMNGVDAFVLATGNDWRAVEAGVHAYAARDGQYRGLATWSYDVDREVLTGALTLPLALGAVGGSIGIHPTVQVTKSILGQADAKTLMEIAVSLGLAQNFAAVRALVSEGIQAGHMALQAKSLAIQAGAQGDQEINQLLSALEKADHKNLATAKELLKKLRNA from the coding sequence ATGTCTGAAAATCCATTCAAATCCTACTATAAAAAGTCTCGTCAAGACCGTATCGATGTCTTAGTGGACCAAGAGCATATCACTAGCGACCAAGGAGAATTTTTAAAAAACGGCCAAGGTTTACCCACTGAAATTGCTGATAATATGATTGAAAATGCCCTCTCAACCTACGGACTTCCCTATGGTTTGGCTCTAAACTTTCTAATAAACGATCAAGAAATCCACATTCCTATGGTTACTGAAGAACCTTCTGTGATTGCGGCTGCATCAAATGGTGGGAAAACGATTCAGCAAGCTGGTGGATTTAAGACACAAGTTAACCAGCGTTTGATGACTGGACAAATTGCCTTTACGGGGGTTGAAAATGATACCCAAGCCCTACGTTTTGAAAACTGGGTGAATGAAGTTGCAGATGACTTACTAGCTGTGGCCAATACTGCCTACCCTTCTATCGTTGGACGCGGTGGTGGCGCGCGGTCCATCCGTAGTCAATACTACCCAGCAACCGCTAGTAGTGCCCCTTTTTTTATTGTGTATCTAACGATAGACACTCAAGAGGCGATGGGGGCCAATATGATGAATACCATGTTGGAGGCTTTAAAGGCGCATATTCTTGGACAGGTGGATTTTATTGCGAATCTTGATGGTTTGATGGCTATTCTATCGAATTATGCAATAGAAGCTACGGCAACGGCGACTTGTGAGATTCCAGCCCAGCTATTGGATAAGGGGGAGGTTTTAGGAAGTGAAGTTGCTAGAAAAATAGCATTAGCGAGTCAGTTGGCTCAAGTGGATGTATACCGGGCAACTACTCACAACAAGGGGATTATGAACGGTGTAGATGCTTTTGTATTAGCTACAGGTAATGACTGGCGAGCAGTTGAAGCTGGTGTGCATGCCTATGCGGCCAGAGACGGACAATACCGAGGATTGGCCACTTGGTCATACGACGTTGACCGTGAAGTGCTAACTGGTGCCCTTACCCTACCTTTAGCTTTAGGTGCTGTTGGCGGGTCTATTGGTATCCATCCAACTGTTCAAGTGACCAAGTCCATACTAGGTCAAGCAGACGCTAAAACACTGATGGAAATTGCTGTATCACTTGGGTTAGCCCAAAACTTTGCAGCCGTCCGAGCCCTTGTTTCTGAAGGTATTCAAGCTGGACATATGGCACTACAAGCCAAGTCCCTAGCCATCCAAGCAGGTGCACAAGGTGACCAGGAAATTAACCAATTACTATCAGCATTAGAAAAAGCTGATCACAAAAACTTGGCGACCGCTAAAGAATTATTAAAGAAATTACGAAATGCCTAA
- a CDS encoding transposase has translation MRNFCSFFKDYSKYPKFKSKKNTRQSYLSTIRGNNIRFNDNQRYIKLPKLGWIKCKSSVLHIENERIKSVTVKYTPSGDYYISILVTSDNQAMPKTGNVVGVDLGVSDLAITSDGQKYQSQRLHLSYKKQLHYWEKRMARRRLQAKKNGVDLVDAKNYQQAKRQVARIHQRIKNIRKDYIHKITTDMVKSYDVIVLEDLKTTNMMKNHQLARSIAGQSWRMFRTILEAKCEMYDKTFVAINPYKTTQKCSNCGYDSGKKALNIRHWTCMKCNMHHDRDINAAKNILNIGLEQALVK, from the coding sequence ATCCGAAACTTTTGTTCGTTTTTTAAAGATTATTCAAAATACCCAAAATTCAAATCAAAGAAGAACACCAGACAGTCGTATTTAAGTACCATACGTGGCAACAACATTCGTTTTAATGATAATCAGCGGTATATCAAATTACCCAAATTAGGTTGGATAAAATGTAAGTCAAGTGTGCTTCATATTGAGAATGAACGCATAAAATCTGTCACCGTTAAATATACACCTAGTGGCGACTACTATATCTCCATTTTGGTCACAAGCGATAATCAAGCAATGCCCAAAACAGGAAATGTAGTCGGTGTCGATTTAGGTGTAAGTGATTTAGCTATTACGTCTGATGGTCAAAAATATCAAAGTCAGCGACTACATTTGTCTTATAAGAAGCAATTACATTATTGGGAAAAGCGAATGGCCCGTAGACGTTTACAAGCCAAAAAGAACGGTGTGGATTTAGTGGATGCGAAAAACTACCAGCAAGCCAAACGCCAAGTGGCCCGTATTCATCAACGTATCAAAAACATCCGCAAGGATTACATTCATAAAATCACAACCGATATGGTTAAAAGTTATGACGTTATCGTTCTAGAGGATTTAAAGACGACTAATATGATGAAAAATCATCAATTAGCCCGTTCAATCGCTGGCCAATCCTGGCGGATGTTTAGAACAATCCTAGAGGCAAAGTGCGAAATGTACGATAAGACATTTGTGGCTATTAATCCGTACAAGACAACCCAAAAATGTTCTAATTGCGGGTATGATAGCGGTAAAAAAGCGTTAAATATACGTCATTGGACTTGTATGAAGTGTAATATGCATCACGATAGAGATATCAACGCAGCTAAAAATATATTAAATATTGGCCTGGAACAGGCCTTAGTTAAATAG
- the tnpA gene encoding IS200/IS605 family transposase, giving the protein MIVKTRTNFYDFNFHLVWVTKYRKEIFTTIEKQNAMQDMLTHICDEHDIVIQSLQVMPDHIHMLISFNPKHAASSIVKTLKGKSARLWFKAYPETKAMLWGGHLWTPSYFMATVGSMSKETVKEYIENQLTEYNDGRPRT; this is encoded by the coding sequence ATGATTGTGAAAACAAGGACAAATTTCTATGATTTTAATTTCCATTTGGTTTGGGTAACAAAGTATCGTAAGGAAATATTTACAACCATTGAAAAACAAAACGCCATGCAAGATATGTTGACGCATATTTGTGATGAACACGATATTGTCATCCAATCTCTCCAAGTTATGCCTGACCATATCCATATGTTGATTTCGTTCAACCCTAAACATGCCGCAAGTAGTATCGTCAAAACACTTAAAGGGAAATCTGCACGTCTATGGTTTAAAGCTTATCCAGAAACAAAAGCAATGTTATGGGGTGGCCATTTATGGACACCTAGTTATTTCATGGCAACCGTAGGTAGTATGTCTAAAGAAACTGTTAAAGAATATATAGAAAATCAATTAACGGAATACAATGACGGTCGCCCTAGAACTTGA
- a CDS encoding 50S ribosomal protein L25 → MKFTAQKRDGAGTSAAKQLRKEDLVPGVVYASDLDPINISLSVSDVEQIRRELGLNSVFDLELDGKTHTVYVREISQSALKPTIYNISLQAIKKGQKLEMPLSIVIVNEDALADKEGVASTTTLEINVVADPATAPDSVEVDVTGLAIGDSVTAGDLKLASDIELVTDAEEVVVAISAPVEEPEAVDPDAEVAEPELIDEKEGKIVEDTEN, encoded by the coding sequence ATGAAATTTACAGCTCAAAAACGTGATGGTGCTGGTACTTCAGCAGCTAAACAATTACGTAAAGAAGACTTAGTTCCGGGCGTTGTGTACGCTAGTGACTTAGATCCAATTAACATCTCATTGTCAGTTTCTGATGTAGAACAAATTCGTCGTGAATTAGGTCTTAACTCAGTATTTGATTTAGAGTTAGACGGTAAAACACATACAGTTTACGTACGTGAAATTTCACAATCAGCGTTGAAACCAACTATCTACAACATTTCTTTACAAGCGATTAAAAAAGGTCAAAAACTTGAAATGCCATTATCTATCGTTATTGTTAACGAAGATGCTTTAGCAGATAAAGAAGGTGTAGCTTCTACTACAACACTTGAAATTAACGTTGTTGCTGACCCAGCAACTGCGCCAGATTCAGTTGAAGTAGACGTTACAGGCTTAGCTATTGGTGACTCAGTAACTGCTGGTGACTTAAAACTTGCTAGCGATATTGAATTAGTAACAGATGCTGAAGAGGTTGTTGTAGCTATTTCTGCGCCAGTTGAAGAGCCAGAAGCAGTTGACCCAGATGCAGAGGTTGCAGAACCAGAATTAATCGATGAAAAAGAAGGCAAAATTGTAGAAGATACTGAAAACTAA
- a CDS encoding helix-turn-helix domain-containing protein, giving the protein MYQGIECKIYPNEKQRQLIHMTFGHTRFIWNEMLAMLNARYENNPDLQMLSYNALSSLIPQMKKEYPWLREVDSVAVQCSVKRLSETFVRFLKIIQNTQNSNQRRTPDSRI; this is encoded by the coding sequence ATGTATCAAGGAATTGAGTGTAAAATCTATCCTAACGAAAAACAGCGTCAGTTAATTCATATGACCTTTGGTCATACCCGATTCATCTGGAACGAAATGTTGGCCATGTTGAATGCGCGGTACGAAAACAATCCTGACCTTCAAATGCTATCTTATAATGCGTTATCCTCTCTTATTCCACAAATGAAGAAGGAATATCCCTGGTTGCGTGAAGTTGATAGCGTAGCTGTTCAATGTAGTGTTAAACGCTTATCCGAAACTTTTGTTCGTTTTTTAAAGATTATTCAAAATACCCAAAATTCAAATCAAAGAAGAACACCAGACAGTCGTATTTAA
- the thiT gene encoding energy-coupled thiamine transporter ThiT — MRSVKLNENIEAAIAAVIAFIVSMIPIDIGPSFGVQISLAIIYIVAFRRGIRAGLLSGFLLGLIKFISGFASILTPVQGIIEYIFAFALAGLAGIFALQIQEAAKNNHEKNLFLYVGLATFIAIFAEYFVHFLAGVAFWGQYAPEGMSPWVYSAIMNGMSGLATWGACYAISYLLIKTNKKIILVEK, encoded by the coding sequence ATGAGATCAGTTAAGTTAAATGAAAATATCGAGGCCGCTATTGCAGCAGTAATTGCTTTTATAGTATCGATGATACCGATTGACATTGGCCCAAGTTTTGGAGTACAAATATCACTAGCCATTATTTATATTGTAGCGTTTAGAAGAGGGATTCGTGCTGGTTTACTGTCAGGATTCTTGTTAGGACTGATTAAATTTATTTCTGGATTTGCCAGTATTTTAACACCAGTACAAGGTATTATAGAATATATATTTGCCTTTGCCTTAGCTGGATTAGCGGGTATTTTTGCCCTACAAATCCAAGAAGCAGCAAAGAACAATCATGAAAAAAATCTTTTCCTATATGTTGGATTGGCTACTTTCATCGCCATATTTGCAGAATACTTTGTTCATTTTCTAGCCGGTGTAGCCTTTTGGGGGCAATACGCACCAGAAGGAATGAGCCCATGGGTGTACTCAGCTATCATGAACGGCATGTCGGGACTTGCGACATGGGGCGCATGCTATGCCATCTCTTATCTACTAATCAAAACTAATAAGAAAATTATCCTAGTTGAAAAATAA